A region of Antedon mediterranea chromosome 8, ecAntMedi1.1, whole genome shotgun sequence DNA encodes the following proteins:
- the LOC140056705 gene encoding cilia- and flagella-associated protein 68-like: protein MDREEVSFRSMIRASGLGEVWTHTTDVDKFKQYGWRCTTKENCYSPQTLVGNWNERRFDIEKVRVPKQLPSQYDHYFDTTYDASYEKEQKPVPKELLHLANRAPRAYNTAQPELDPPRLREEYQSFQTTSRAAYVNPKLRQQTCTNEAFAGKPSL from the exons atggatCGAGAGGAAGTATCATTCCGGTCAATGATAAGAGCTTCAGGACTGGGAGAGGTGTGGACACATACTACAGACGTGGACAAGTTCAAGCAATATGGATGGAGATGCACAACTAAAGAAAACTGCTATTCGCCACAAACTCTTGTAGGGAACTGGAATGAACGAAGATTTGATATAGAAAAAGTTAGAGTTCCAAAGCAACTTCCATCACAA TACGATCACTATTTCGACACAACATACGATGCGAGTTACGAAAAAGAACAGAAACCAGTTCCAAAAGAACTTCTTCACCTTGCTA ATCGAGCTCCTCGTGCGTACAATACAGCTCAGCCAGAATTAGACCCACCTAGGCTTAGAGAGGAGTACCAGTCATTCCAGACAACATCTAGAGCTGCCTATGTTAACCCCAAGCTTCGTCAACAGACATGCACAAACGAAGCATTTGCTGGAAAGCCGAGTTTATAA